In the genome of Calditrichota bacterium, the window CGGCGTGAGGGGACAGGACACGAGTGATGAGAAATCCTACATTATTCTATTAAATTCCGAAGGGAAAGAAATCTGGAAACGAAGTCTGGGCGGATACTGGACGGGCAGCTACGCTTCTGTGGGACGATTCAATGGCGTAAAGACAATTGTGGCCTGCCAGCAAAGCCTGCGGGATTCCGTCAGTCAGCAGGACAAAATATTCCTGATTGAACCCATGACAGGACGAATTCTGCTGCAGAAATCGATTGGGAATCGTCTGGCTGTTTCGCCTTTGCTTTATCAGACCATTTTTTGTAAAGATTTTAATGGGGATGGTCAGGACGAAATCGTGACCGGCAATACCAACGGTTTTGTTTATATGCTGGACGGGTCTCTTTCGGAAATACACACATCGAAATCCTACGGTCATCCCATTACTCCGGCCGTTATTGATGATCTGAATGGCGACGGAATGGAGGAAATTGTCTGTTATATTCCGGAGAATGAGTTGGTTGTTCTGGATGACTCGCTCCACGAGCTTTGCCGTTACAGATTTCCCGTACCTTCACGCACCAGCATAAGTCCCATTCATGCAAATGGAAAAACCTATCTTCTGCTTTCCTACGTGGTAAACGGTGCTAATCAGAGTACCGTCCTGGAATTTGAAAAATCCCTGGTTCCTTTCGCTATTTCAGAAGTCCCTAAAAGCCGGGTAACCAAATTAACGGGACTTTTTGTTTTACTTTTGCTTGTCGCTCTTTTCGGCTACGGGAAATACCGGTTCGACCGGCAATTTCTTACACTCATTGCTCAAAATGAGCTGTCCGATAAACTTCTATTGTTAAACAAAAACCGTAAAATTAAATACATCGGGGATCAGTGGGCCGCACTTTTTAACACACATTTTACACAGGCGCGCGGCAAACGAGTCGACCAATTTTTGCAAGAGCCCAAACTGAGCCCGCTCAAAAAAGGCATCGTCGAGCTTTTGAATGGCCATAAATCCGAATCGTCCATTGCACTTTTAGGACCATCTTCAGGGGCCGATTCCTTTCGGTTGACCATCCGCTACATTCCCGTTTCCCGACTTTACAGTCTGATGCTTTTTGACACCAGTGAAGAAGAATATCTTAAACAAATGAAACAGTGGGCAACCATTGCACAGCGCCTTGCCCACGGGATTAAGAATCCTCTGACCGCCGTTAAATTAAATGCAGAGGAGCTGGCCCATTTCCTCAAACAAAAAGCACCGCGACAGTCGAAGGAAGCCTCCGAATACCTGAATGCCATCACCGAGCAGGTAGATCGCTTAAAGCGTATGAGCGACGGGTTTATGCGCTTTGTGGAATTTAGGAAAACGGTTTTGAAGCCAATGAATATTAATGAATTGATTACCGATCTCGTCCCACAATGGTTCCCCGGGAACTCGAGCAAAATTCATATCGAATATGACCTTGCAGAAAATCTCCCGAAAGCGCTGTTGGATGAAAAGCAATTTGAGTATGCATTTCGAAATATCTTCTTTAATGCTGTCGAGAGCTTTGACGAAAAGGGCGGATATATTTTTATTTCCACACGATTTGTACAAATTTTTCAACCTGAATCAAATTTCCGGGGCAGTTCTGATTATATCGAATTGCAGGTTCAGGATACCGGTCAGGGGATTCCTCCCGATTTGCTGGACAAGGTGACGCAGCCGTACGTTTCTTCCAAACCCGGCGGTACGGGACTGGGATTGAGCATTGTCCAACGTATTATGGAAACTCACGACGGGGAACTTCGGATTGACAGTCAACCGGGAGAAATGACCATCGTTACGCTTCGTTTCAGAGCAGAAATCGGAGAAAGTGTTTAGAGTCTGAACTCTCCCGTCATTATGTTAGACAAGCCCGACATTTTTTATTTTTAAAAGGGACGTTGATTCGGTTTGCCAACGCCAATCTGGCACAGGGATTGCACATTCATTCCTGAGTTCCAAAATGAAACACAAACACATTCTGCACCAAGTTAGTCCCGGTTGCGACGATGTTCAAAAAATGAGTCGTACCCATAAGATATTTTTTGCATTTCTGATTTTGTAACGTGTTTTTTGGTAAGATTTTTCATCCTCAACTCATAAGCAGAGAAAACCCATGCCAACCCAAACCATTTTTATCGTTGATGACGATCCGTCGGTCAATAAAATATTGAGCAAAATTCTGAAGGGTGAGGGCTACGAGGTACTGGACGCATCGACAGGCAAGGAAGCCCTGGAGATTTCTCAGAACAACTCAATCGATTTGATTCTAATGGATATGATGCTGCCCGATGCCGACGGCATTGAACTGGCCCGCAGGATCTTGTCGGAGAGAGCGGATCTGCCGATTATTTTGATTACGGCCCACGGTAATGTCCCCAAAGCCGTGGAAGCCACAAAATCCGGTTTGTATGACTTCCTTGAAAAACCCTTTGACCGCGACCGAATGATGATCACCATTCGCAACGCACTCTCCTGGGGAAATTCGCAGCGGGAGCTTTTACGGTACAAACAGGATTCCCTGTCGGCTTATAAAATGGTGGGGCAGTCGCTCCGGATGCAAGAAGTTTATGCGATGATTGATAAAATGGCCCGGATCAATTCCCCCGTGCTTATTCTGGGAGAAAACGGCGTGGGCAAAGAACTGGTGGCGCAGGCGATTCACCAAAAAAGTCCGCGGGCCAAAAGGCCAATGGTCAAAATCAATTGCCCCGCTATCCCGGATACCCTGCTTGAAAGTGAGCTTTTTGGTCATTCGCGGGGAGCCTTCACGGGAGCTCACACGGCCCATAGCGGGCGCCTCTTTGTGGCCGACGGCGGCACCCTGTTTCTGGATGAAATCGGCGATCTCAGTCCCGGGGCGCAGGCCAAACTGCTGCGATTTCTGGAAAGCGGGGAAATTCAACCGGTGGGCTCCAACCAAACCCTGTACGTGGATGTTCGGATTATCGCGGCCACCAACCGCGACTTATTGCAAATGGTGAAAGAACACAGCTTTCGTGAAGATTTGTATTACCGCCTGGATGTTTTTCCGATTATTGTTCCGCCCTTGAGAGACCATCGGGAAGACATTCCGCTTCTGCTGGATTATTTTTTGGACGAATATGCTTCCCAAAACGGCGTGCTCAAACCGAAAATCTCGCCTGCGGCTTTGCACTACCTCACCTCTTATGATTGGCCCGGCAATGTGCGGCAGTTGCAGCATCTGGTGGAACGCATGATGATTCTGTTCAATCGGGAACTTATCGATCTGGAGCACATCCGGGCACTGCTGAAAAGCAAAGCCGGTACAGATTTGATTCAAAAGGCCCCGGACAAAACACTAAAGTCTGTACGCAAATATTTTGAGCGGGAACACATCCTCAATATTCTGGCGGAAACCGAAGGAAATATCTCCAAAGCAGCGGCCATCCTCGGAGTCAACCGGGCCAATTTGTATCGGAAAATGAAAGATCTGGGGGTTTTTAAAAAATAACACCCAATTCTTTTTCTTCTAAAATACTATGCTTTTTTCTTTATAAGCCCAAATCTTTCATCATACATCCATTATCTTTAAAAACGTCGCTTTTTCGCATAACATACCGTATCGTTTTTACAACAAATCTATTTCATCTGGCAAGACAATTCAATTCCTGTCTATTCCATACTAATAATCCCCCTTTCAGCGAATTACTACAATCTTCTGCACGCGTGTTTCACTGCCCTGTGTTAGCACGCAAAAATAGATGCCGGTGGGTACGGGTGTTCCGCGGGTATCTTTCACATCCCAGTAAGTGCGGTGATATCCCGGAGGCAGTTTGCCATCTGCCAGTGTCCGAACTTTCCGGCCAAGGGCATCGTAAATTGTCAAATTAACATTGTAGGTGCCCGCGCCCGATTTTGTCCAGAAAACAAGTGTCATGTTTTGCGCGCCGTCTCCCCCGTAAAACGGATTCGGGTAACTTTGCAGGAGCCGAAATTCCTCCGGCGGATGGAGTGTGGACAAATCGTAGAGCTTCTTCAACACCCAATGATTGGGATCAAAAACCACGCGCCCGGGTGCCGTCCCGAAGGCAAAATCAAATTCCTGTTGGACTTGATCGACCCAAATGGTTTGAACCCGGGTCGAATCCTCAAATTCAAATTGAATCTGAACAGGCATCTTAAACACGGGGGCCTGTACCTGTATTTGTTCCAGCCGGAGTTTGACTCTTACCCGGCCGGAAGATGTGGGAAGTGCCTGCCATTGAAATCGGAAAACCGGATAGCCCGCTTTTAAAAGCCATTCATTGAAAAACCATTTTAAATCTCTTCCCGAAACGGATTCGGCCACGTGTTGAAAATCGGCAATGGTCGTATTTCCGTAAGCAAAGGTGCGGTGATAGGTTTTCAGAATGTTGAAAAACACCGAATCGCCAACGACCCCGCGCAGCATGTGAAGCACCCAGGCCCCTTTCTCGTAAACCGTGGCACCCCACATTTTTTCCGGATTGTAAATCGGAAACCGGCCCACCGTGTCGTCTTCTTTAAAATAACGGGCGGCAAATCGGTCCATTTTTTCTTTGAATGCCTTCTCGCCATAAGCGTGTTCGGTGTACAGAGCATCGGAGTAGGTTGCGAATCCCTCGTTCAGCCAGATCTCCTGCCAATCCGCGAGGGTCACGCAATCCCCCCACCACTGGTGGGCAAGCTCGTGCGCAATCACCCCTTCGTACCGGCGGTCCCCTGTGTAGAGCAAATCACTCATCGTGGTGAGGGTTTGATGCTCCATCGCCCCGCGCATGGGGGCTTCCAGCATTCCGTATTTTTTAAAGGGATACGGTCCAAATTTTTCGGAGAAGAACTTCATCATATCGGGCAGATGCTGCACATCGACCACAGCAGCTGCACTGTCTTTGGGGTACACAAAATGAAGAATCGGAATAGAATCGCCGGCGGCCGTCACAAACGTCTGGTGAAACTCGGCAAAGCGCGCCGCGCCAATTGAAATCAAGTAGGTAGCAATGGGAAAATCTTCTTCCCAGATAAAATCCGTGGTTCCATCCGGATTGGTTTTAATCTGGCGAAGCAGGCCGTTGGAACCCACGCGAAATCCATTTGGCACCCGCACACGCATTCGCAGTAAGGCTTTGTCAACCGGCTGATCCACGGAGGGAATCCACCGGCGTGCCATAGAGGGCGGGTAGGTGTACAGTCCCTCTCCTACCGTCCAGACCATTTGGTTCGACGCAAAATAACCGCCAAATCCGTCATTGCTGGGGTAGCCATGGTAGTAGATGACCACACTTTGTGTGTCATCGTAAACAGGATTGGAAGGGAGCTTTAAAAAGAGAAGACTGTCATTTTGAGAAAACTGCCATCGCCCCGAAGCAGATGTCACCGAATCCACCGTAAGGTGTACAAGATTGAGTGGGATCGCGTCATCGGGCGGTTCATTGATGAGTGTAAATGTCAGCTCACACCTTCCGGAGAGAAATCCCGTGAACGGGTTGGGTTCCAAAAAAAGGTCGTATTTTTTGACATCGATCGGCACGACGGTTTGATCGGAATAAATCCGCGAAACGGACTTGGAATGGGGGCGTGCTTCCGGCCGTTCAATTTCCGAGACGGATAAACTATTCTGCCCCCAAACCGGGTGCAACCCGATCAGGATGCACGTGCCAGTGAGAATCATTAAGAATCGTTTATTCACGAAGACGCGGATCCTTGAGCATAAAAATAACCGCCACGGAGATGACCATAAGTCCGAAATAAAGCAGAATGACCATTTCCTGCGGCGAGGGTCGCAGGAGCACCTCCACCAACAGCCCCAATAATCCAAGTACGAAAAAGACCGTTCCGCGAATGGCGAATCGATCCTTGAGGCGCATGCGCTCAAAATAAGTCACGTTACTTTCCTTTCAAATTAACCTACCTCTGTGAAACTCTGGTAACCGTAAAAAAATAAGTAACACAGAGAGTCTCAGAGAAAAAATGAGAGAACCACAGAGAGATTTTCTTCTTCTCCGTGGTCCTCTGTGCTCCTCTGTGAAACTCTGTGTAACCCAAAAAAGAGTAACACAGAGAATCTCAGAGGGAAAAAGAGAGAACCTCAGAGAAAGGCTCTGCTCCGTCACATTTTCGAGATGTTTTCATAGTTTTTCAGATCCACCCCCTGAAAATTCCAACCTACCGCTTAAAATAACGGTAGGCAGCGGGCTTCTGTGGGCCGGTGGTCGTCATGGTGGTTGTGACCTGAAAACTCGGTCTTACCCAATAATAAAACACCCCGGTTTCGGTCCCTACCAGCAAGTCGGGCACCCCGTCCCGATTCCAGTCAGGTGTGACCGGTCCATCCGTGTGGCCCATCAGGGTCCGTGATACCACCCGTCCCATGTACTGCAGCACCATTTTCCCGTCTTTCATCCCCCGGTTTTTCATCCAATCCACCGCGGGCTTGGACGAAAAGATCAGGTCCTTCAAACCGTCGCCGTCCCAATCGGTGAATGTAATCTTGAGCCGTCCGCTGCTGGATCCGGTACGCTGATTTAGCAGAATGGGGTTTCCCGAGGGATCAACGAATCGGCGTTCGGCGGGTCCTAAAACCAACTTTCCATTCTTATCCCGAGAGCGCAGGTACACGGCCAGGTACCCTTCATAATCCAGCATAACCAGGTCGTTGAGACCGTCATGGTTGAAATCCATAATAAGCGGCGAGGTTCGCCAGGGTGCCAACAGTTCATTTTTGCCGGCTTTGCCGGGCACCCACGGCGGTCGCTGAGGCGATCCATTCCATTGCACCAGAACCGGTTTGGCCGCGGCCAATTTCGGCCTGCGGCGGGAACCTATGTTTTCAAACCAGAGTACATTGCCGTTGTGATGATTCACCAGAATGTCCGGCAGCCCATCCATGTTCCAATCCCCCACGTCAATGGTAGTGTAGCCCCAATGGACCCCTTTGGGAAGGATGCGAATGATTTTCCCGTCGGCCTTCAGCAATTCCGGTTTGGCCCATTTGGGACACCCTCCGCCACCGAGATTTTTGATAAAGCCAATATAACCTGCGCCATCGCCACTGACGATGTCATCCAAGCCGTCGCCGTCCCAATCGAAAATGCGGGGTGTCGTAAGAGCGCCAAAATCCACGTACCGGGCTTTTTGCTGAAAAAAGCGCGGCGGCAGAAATACGGGAAGTCCATCCACAATGCGGCCGGTGTTTTTCAGAAGGGACACCTTTCCGTCCTCATCGCCTGCAATAATATCCGGAAAACCGTCCCGGTTCCAGTCAAAGGCCGTGGGCTTTATGGCGCCACCAAAGCGTGATTCCATGTGAATGACGGCACCTTTGAATTTCAATTGACGCCCGGCGGCAAACCGGTACCGGCGAGGCGTACCCTTGTTTTCAAAATAAATAAAGTCGGCATACGGCCCCACGGCCACCACATCCAAATCGCCGTCCCGGTCGAAATCAGCTATTGCCGTACTTATGTACACATTTTTGCCCAGAATTTTCCCGTTTGCTGTTCTAACAACTATCGGAGGCTGGTAATCCGGAACGTCGTTTGTCCCCCGGTTTTTGAAGAACAACAAACGGTGGCCTTCGGTTTTCGACAGCAACGCGCAGAGTAAATCCGCCACACTATCACCGTCGAAGTCGAGGCGTTTCCAGCGGTTGTACTTGGTGTTAGGAATGTACCCGCGCGCTGCCAGGGGCGTTTCCACCCGATCCCAAAACACATTCTGCGGCACATCCCGGTACATCACCAGTTTGGTATTGCAGGCATCGGGTGTAAGAACGTCTACGCGGCCGTTGACACGGGACGTTTCGAAGCAGGATCCGTCGTAGCCCAGTCGAAACCGCGGGGAGGATATCCGGATGCCGGCGTTGAACACGGGCATCTCCACGTTACCGCTGAGATTTTCAAAATAAAACACCCCAGCCTCCACGTAACTGCTGGATTCCGACACCAGCAGGTCCGTGTCGCCATCGCCGTCAAAATCCATGGGCATGGGCACGGATTTAAACCCTACATCCAGATCCACCAGCAAACCCGGATGGTTGTACGGTAATTTTTTAACCTCCGGTGTATCACATATTCTATTTGTTGTTTTAGAGGAATTCCATCCGCGACAAGAAACGATTAAAAGAGCCCCCAAAACCACTAATGTAATCCCCCATTGTTTTCCTTTCCTGTACACTGCAAAACTCCCTGATTTCTTGCCCATTCATCGGATTCCGGTTTTCTCAGGCACCGTTTTGTGTTTAAAAAATTTCCAGACTTCCTTTACCATTTCAATATCATGATTCTGCCTGCCAAAATACGCTTCAAATAATCGGGAATAGCGCTCCTGAATGCTTGGGGCAGAATGCCCTCCCCCAATCACTTTGTACAAAACCACTTCCGTACCCTTAATCCCATTTGAATACGTGTATCGGACAACCGTGCTCCCATCCTGCATATCCCGATCGGGAAACTGATAGACAACCGGTACGGAACCGGTGTGATCAACTGTGGTCCACAGTTTAACCGACTTTTCCGTCGAATAAACCGTACCGTGGCTGGGGTTGGGCGGATTAGAGAGTGTCCCGCCCCGGTACGGCAAATGATTATCGGCCGTGCCGTTCATAAACAAGACCGACATTGGGGAAGCCGGCGCCCGGCACTCTGAGCTGTCGGGCATGGCTGCGGCCACGGCTGCAACAGCCGCAATCTTGTCCGGTAATTCTACCGCCAGCCGCAGGGCCATGAGGCCCCCATTGGACGTACCGGAAACGTAGACCCTCTGAAGATCAATGGAATAATTCAACGAAAACCATTTTATGAGCCCCCTAATAAAACCCACATCGTCGGCTGTCGAGCTCACTGTAGAATTGGCCCGGCAGTCATTCCAGGTTGGCTTTCCATACGCCCCGTTTTTCCCCTCGGGGTAAACAACAATGAGTTTTTCACTATCGGCAAGCGTCATCCACAATTTGTAAGGGGTTTTATAGCCGCTTTCTCCGGTCATATCTTCAATAAAAATTCCGCCGCCATGCAGTTCAAAAACCACAGGCAAAGGCACATTGCCCGGATTCTTCGGAATGTAATAGGCATATCGCCGCGTCATTTTGCCCACTTGAAGGGTACGCATATAAAGCCCCGGTTCCGGAGATTTTTCTCTGACAATGGCTTTGCGGCACCCCATTCCCAAAACGGCTCCAAAGATAAACACGCCTGACAAAATGAGTCTGCCGGCGGTTTTTTGCCTTTTTCCTATGAAATGCAAAAAGAATCCTTTCCTTGGTCGGGTGGATTGAAATCTGCAAAAGCAAGATCAGGGAATTTCCAAAAACAGATGCGTCTTGGTCGTACCTCCCTGAACCAAAAGAATGATTACATCTCCCGGTTTGGATCGTTTCAGAATTTTCTCAAAATCCTTTTTGGATTTCATGGGCACATGGTTGGCTTCCAGGATGAGATAACCGGGATGCAGACGAGCATCGTAGGCCTTGCTGAAGGGCTCCACCGATTCCACAACAACACCACTTTTTTGACTAATCCGGTAATCCTTTCGATCCTTCGGGGTCAGATTTCGAACGTTCAGCCCCAAACTCTGCTTTTCCTGTTTTTTCTCTTTTTCGCTTTTTACAGCCACAACCGAAGACGTTTCCCGCTCTCCCAACACAACAGGAACCTGTACCGTCTTGTGGTTTCGAAAGATTTTCAGAATAACCCGGGTTCCCGGCTGATGCAGGGCCACGTAGTTTTGAATCTGATTCGGAGAATTAACGCTTTTCCCGTTAATGGCAAGAATAATATCCTCTTCCCGAACACCCGCTTTCCGTGCCGGACCATCATTGAGCAGATTGTCCACATAAACCCCCATGGGTTTGCTAAGCCCGTAGGCTTTTGCCCGAACTTCGTCCACGGCATTCATTGCGATTCCCAAATAGGCACGGACAACCTTCCCCTTAGTAATCAGATCCCGGGCAATCACTTTGGCCAAATTAATCGGGATGGCAAATCCGTAGCCCTCGAAATAACCCGTTTTAGACGCAATGGCTGTGTTCACCCCAATCACCTGCCCCCTTAAATTGACCAGCGCTCCCCCGCTGTTTCCGGGATTTATCACAGCGTCTGTTTGAATAAAATTTTCAATTCCAAAATTATCTTCAATAATGCGCATCTGCCGGCCGAGAGCACTCACAATTCCCGCCGTTACAGTGAATTTCAATTCCAGTGGATTTCCAAACGCCAGGACCCACTGCCCCACCTCCACGCCATCCGAATTTCCGAGTACAGCCGGTTTAAGACTGTCTCCCTTGATTTTTACAACGGCGACCTCCGTCAACGGATCCAGCCCTACGATTTGAGCCGGAAACGTGCGATTGTCGTAGAGCGTAATTTCAATTTCATCGGCACCTTCAACCACATGCGTGTTGGTCAAAATGTAGCCGTCTCTGGAGATAATAATTCCCGAACCGGCGTAGCCCTGGCGAAAGTTTTTGGGCATTTTTTTGCGAAAAAACTTCTTGTTGAAGAAATCCCAGAAGTCCTTATTTTTCCCGTGAAAATTCTCCAGGGTTTTCATGGAAATACTTTTGGTGATATTAATTGAGACAACAGAAGGCTTAACCTGCTGGGCAATCCGGATAAAATCACTTTGAAGATTCTCCAAACGGGCATTGCGATTAGAAGAGGAAGAGGCTGTCCTTTCAAACCGAAAATCCGGTTTAAGGGGCCGGCGGGTTTCCTTTGCCTGACTCGAATCCGTCCAGTTGGATCGCAGCGTAAAGCCTACTCCAATGAGAATCCCGATAAAAATAAAAAGGACGTATTTCCAGTAGCGGAATTTTAAATGTAACATGAGGAACACCTTTCTGAACAAATGATGGCATTGACCCATCGCCCCTGCCCTTGCGAAAGTTTTTGGATTTCAAGGTGTGATCCAAAAAATCAATGCGCAAACCAGATATGAAACATTGGGCCGATCCTTCTTAAGGATTGTGCGTCAACACCATTCATAAATGAAGAGGGGAGGAAGGGTTAGTCCCTTTCCCCTCGCAAGATTAACAGACGCACCAAGTGCATCAGTGAAACCGTGGCCGCTGCCACGTAGGTCAGGGCAGCCGCTTGCAGCACCTTTTTGGCGCCTTCCATTTCTTCGGCAGGGAGATAACCGCCCGCTCTTAATTGTTGAAGCGCCCGGGCAGAGGCATTAAATTCCACCGGAAGGGTAATCACCTGAAACAGCACAACCACCGAAAAGAGGATAATTCCGGCATCCATTAACATGGGCGAGCTAAAAATTAATCCGATAAAAAAGAGCGGAATCGAAAGCGAACTTCCCAAATTTACCGCCGGCAAAATCTGGTGGCGCCAAACCAGCGGGGCATATCCCGTGTGATGCTGGATGGCATGGCCGGTTTCGTGCGCGGCCACACTAACAGCGGCAACGGATGATTGTTCATAATTATGAGGGGAAAGCCGCACCTTTTTGGAAAGCGGATCGTAGTGATCTGACAACACCCCCTCCGTCATTTCAACCTCCACGTCGTGAATGCCATTTCGGTGCAAAATACTCTCCGAAAGGGTATATCCAGGCCGCCCCCAGGACGATGGTATTTTACTGTATTTCGCGTATGTCGACTTTACCTTTGTCTGAGCGTAAAGTGCCAGAATAAATGCCGGAATTAAAAGCAACATCGTGCGATCAAAAAAAAGCGGCATACACACACCTCTCTTTTATTTCCAATTGAACAATTACTGATTGACAGATGATATCAAATTCGTACTAAAATATACGATTCTTAATCGCCAATTTCAATAGTTTGTGTGAATGGGATTCGTTGAATTTGGTGTGAATGGGTCATGGTTTTTGGATGTCCAAAGGGGAGGTATCTGTATGGAACAAGAAAAACTTTCTCTATTCCGCTTTAATGGGGAATGCGTTTTACCATTGTCAGTTTATTCCCCCACACCGGATCGGATTCGTACGTAATTTCATCCATGGAACGTTTCATAATGTAAAGCCCAAACCCGCCTGTTTGCTTGCGTTCAACAGCCTTGTGGGCACTGTATGGTTCCATCTTTTTGTTAAAATCAAAACTTTTTCCGCGGTCCATTAAAACGATAGTGAACGTATCAGAATCGTATTTGACAATGACATCAATAAAATGATGACTTTTATATTCATAAGCATGCTCTACAACAT includes:
- a CDS encoding sigma-54-dependent Fis family transcriptional regulator; this encodes MPTQTIFIVDDDPSVNKILSKILKGEGYEVLDASTGKEALEISQNNSIDLILMDMMLPDADGIELARRILSERADLPIILITAHGNVPKAVEATKSGLYDFLEKPFDRDRMMITIRNALSWGNSQRELLRYKQDSLSAYKMVGQSLRMQEVYAMIDKMARINSPVLILGENGVGKELVAQAIHQKSPRAKRPMVKINCPAIPDTLLESELFGHSRGAFTGAHTAHSGRLFVADGGTLFLDEIGDLSPGAQAKLLRFLESGEIQPVGSNQTLYVDVRIIAATNRDLLQMVKEHSFREDLYYRLDVFPIIVPPLRDHREDIPLLLDYFLDEYASQNGVLKPKISPAALHYLTSYDWPGNVRQLQHLVERMMILFNRELIDLEHIRALLKSKAGTDLIQKAPDKTLKSVRKYFEREHILNILAETEGNISKAAAILGVNRANLYRKMKDLGVFKK
- a CDS encoding T9SS type A sorting domain-containing protein — translated: MILTGTCILIGLHPVWGQNSLSVSEIERPEARPHSKSVSRIYSDQTVVPIDVKKYDLFLEPNPFTGFLSGRCELTFTLINEPPDDAIPLNLVHLTVDSVTSASGRWQFSQNDSLLFLKLPSNPVYDDTQSVVIYYHGYPSNDGFGGYFASNQMVWTVGEGLYTYPPSMARRWIPSVDQPVDKALLRMRVRVPNGFRVGSNGLLRQIKTNPDGTTDFIWEEDFPIATYLISIGAARFAEFHQTFVTAAGDSIPILHFVYPKDSAAAVVDVQHLPDMMKFFSEKFGPYPFKKYGMLEAPMRGAMEHQTLTTMSDLLYTGDRRYEGVIAHELAHQWWGDCVTLADWQEIWLNEGFATYSDALYTEHAYGEKAFKEKMDRFAARYFKEDDTVGRFPIYNPEKMWGATVYEKGAWVLHMLRGVVGDSVFFNILKTYHRTFAYGNTTIADFQHVAESVSGRDLKWFFNEWLLKAGYPVFRFQWQALPTSSGRVRVKLRLEQIQVQAPVFKMPVQIQFEFEDSTRVQTIWVDQVQQEFDFAFGTAPGRVVFDPNHWVLKKLYDLSTLHPPEEFRLLQSYPNPFYGGDGAQNMTLVFWTKSGAGTYNVNLTIYDALGRKVRTLADGKLPPGYHRTYWDVKDTRGTPVPTGIYFCVLTQGSETRVQKIVVIR
- a CDS encoding VCBS repeat-containing protein — translated: MYRKGKQWGITLVVLGALLIVSCRGWNSSKTTNRICDTPEVKKLPYNHPGLLVDLDVGFKSVPMPMDFDGDGDTDLLVSESSSYVEAGVFYFENLSGNVEMPVFNAGIRISSPRFRLGYDGSCFETSRVNGRVDVLTPDACNTKLVMYRDVPQNVFWDRVETPLAARGYIPNTKYNRWKRLDFDGDSVADLLCALLSKTEGHRLLFFKNRGTNDVPDYQPPIVVRTANGKILGKNVYISTAIADFDRDGDLDVVAVGPYADFIYFENKGTPRRYRFAAGRQLKFKGAVIHMESRFGGAIKPTAFDWNRDGFPDIIAGDEDGKVSLLKNTGRIVDGLPVFLPPRFFQQKARYVDFGALTTPRIFDWDGDGLDDIVSGDGAGYIGFIKNLGGGGCPKWAKPELLKADGKIIRILPKGVHWGYTTIDVGDWNMDGLPDILVNHHNGNVLWFENIGSRRRPKLAAAKPVLVQWNGSPQRPPWVPGKAGKNELLAPWRTSPLIMDFNHDGLNDLVMLDYEGYLAVYLRSRDKNGKLVLGPAERRFVDPSGNPILLNQRTGSSSGRLKITFTDWDGDGLKDLIFSSKPAVDWMKNRGMKDGKMVLQYMGRVVSRTLMGHTDGPVTPDWNRDGVPDLLVGTETGVFYYWVRPSFQVTTTMTTTGPQKPAAYRYFKR
- a CDS encoding Do family serine endopeptidase, yielding MLHLKFRYWKYVLFIFIGILIGVGFTLRSNWTDSSQAKETRRPLKPDFRFERTASSSSNRNARLENLQSDFIRIAQQVKPSVVSINITKSISMKTLENFHGKNKDFWDFFNKKFFRKKMPKNFRQGYAGSGIIISRDGYILTNTHVVEGADEIEITLYDNRTFPAQIVGLDPLTEVAVVKIKGDSLKPAVLGNSDGVEVGQWVLAFGNPLELKFTVTAGIVSALGRQMRIIEDNFGIENFIQTDAVINPGNSGGALVNLRGQVIGVNTAIASKTGYFEGYGFAIPINLAKVIARDLITKGKVVRAYLGIAMNAVDEVRAKAYGLSKPMGVYVDNLLNDGPARKAGVREEDIILAINGKSVNSPNQIQNYVALHQPGTRVILKIFRNHKTVQVPVVLGERETSSVVAVKSEKEKKQEKQSLGLNVRNLTPKDRKDYRISQKSGVVVESVEPFSKAYDARLHPGYLILEANHVPMKSKKDFEKILKRSKPGDVIILLVQGGTTKTHLFLEIP
- a CDS encoding zinc metallopeptidase — its product is MPLFFDRTMLLLIPAFILALYAQTKVKSTYAKYSKIPSSWGRPGYTLSESILHRNGIHDVEVEMTEGVLSDHYDPLSKKVRLSPHNYEQSSVAAVSVAAHETGHAIQHHTGYAPLVWRHQILPAVNLGSSLSIPLFFIGLIFSSPMLMDAGIILFSVVVLFQVITLPVEFNASARALQQLRAGGYLPAEEMEGAKKVLQAAALTYVAAATVSLMHLVRLLILRGERD